Proteins from a genomic interval of Planctomycetota bacterium:
- a CDS encoding CBS domain-containing protein — MVQVREIMTGFVETVRVRATVKEAAGRMRAFGLGALPVVDGDLLVGIITDRDIAVRVIAAGRPAASTAVGEVMSQDVIACRPDQDLEVAARVMQVNQVRRLPVVDEEGKLVGLLSLSDVARAAPEDLVGRVLAGIVQPVHALHTFT; from the coding sequence GTGGTCCAGGTCAGAGAGATCATGACGGGTTTCGTGGAAACCGTGCGCGTCCGCGCCACGGTCAAGGAGGCGGCCGGGCGCATGCGCGCGTTCGGGCTGGGGGCCCTGCCGGTTGTGGACGGGGATCTTCTCGTGGGCATCATCACCGATCGGGACATCGCCGTGCGCGTGATCGCCGCGGGGCGGCCCGCCGCGTCCACGGCGGTCGGCGAGGTCATGAGCCAGGACGTGATCGCCTGCCGGCCGGACCAGGATCTCGAAGTGGCCGCCCGCGTCATGCAGGTCAATCAGGTTCGCCGGCTCCCGGTCGTGGACGAAGAGGGGAAGCTCGTGGGCCTTCTGAGCCTGTCGGACGTGGCCCGGGCCGCGCCGGAGGATCTTGTGGGACGGGTCCTGGCCGGGATCGTCCAGCCGGTCCATGCCCTTCACACGTTCACCTAG
- a CDS encoding tetratricopeptide repeat protein: MTAVLVVLHVLSAAAAAAAAARVRGGGAPGRRLELWTALLVPVAGPLLVALEVLFEGLFRRSVRPVDPAELFDPGDPEAFRRTIPDPAEVMNRGTDVTPWEETLEAGGPVRIERTLRRLARPALRRVLLRVSDRDVRVRARGLWVAMEARLLREAARAAGSLERGRALRQLAELAADAATARQHLRAAAAAFREAASADPEEPALLELADALRALGDPAGACEALSRRLERRPDDEAARRARAEAWFLLGNRPALREDLARLAERDPGRADRWREGAA, encoded by the coding sequence GTGACGGCGGTGCTGGTGGTGCTTCACGTTCTTTCGGCGGCAGCCGCCGCGGCGGCGGCGGCGCGGGTGCGCGGCGGGGGGGCGCCGGGCCGGCGGTTGGAGCTGTGGACGGCGCTTCTCGTGCCCGTCGCGGGGCCGCTCCTGGTGGCATTGGAGGTTCTTTTCGAAGGGCTCTTCCGAAGATCCGTGCGGCCGGTGGATCCGGCGGAGCTTTTCGATCCGGGCGACCCGGAGGCCTTCCGGCGTACGATTCCGGATCCGGCGGAGGTCATGAACCGGGGCACGGACGTGACGCCGTGGGAGGAGACGCTGGAGGCGGGGGGGCCCGTGCGGATCGAGCGGACGCTTCGGCGGTTGGCTCGGCCGGCGTTGCGGCGGGTTCTGCTGCGGGTGTCCGACCGGGATGTGCGGGTGCGCGCGCGCGGGTTGTGGGTGGCGATGGAGGCGCGCCTTCTGCGGGAGGCGGCGCGGGCGGCGGGTTCGCTGGAGCGGGGAAGGGCGTTGCGGCAGTTGGCGGAGCTGGCGGCGGATGCGGCCACGGCGCGGCAGCACCTGCGGGCGGCGGCGGCGGCATTCCGGGAGGCGGCGTCCGCCGATCCCGAGGAGCCGGCGCTCCTCGAGCTGGCGGACGCTCTTCGTGCCCTGGGGGATCCGGCGGGGGCCTGCGAGGCGCTTTCGCGGCGCCTCGAGCGCCGGCCGGACGATGAGGCGGCGCGGCGCGCGCGGGCGGAGGCGTGGTTCCTTCTGGGGAACCGTCCGGCCCTGCGGGAGGATCTGGCGCGGCTGGCGGAGCGGGATCCAGGACGGGCCGACCGATGGCGGGAGGGGGCGGCATGA
- the pelF gene encoding GT4 family glycosyltransferase PelF, which yields MTHVCLVAEGSYPYVTGGVGKWTHDLMAALPEIEFTVTALWPAPGSAGPRRYTELPNVRELRHVYLLEGDLREEPPPVGLYRVLERFHAEARKGNYFPSRDVLALGGPGRFLRDPEAWTMLCGFYRRAAGAGISFPDFFWTWRATHLPLFRVLQAELPDCDLVHCISTGYAGLLGAAHRVRTGTPLLVTEHGLYTRERAQELADAEWIPGEADAEARGVGNLFREWWNRMFQAMEGVTYEQADVLITLFEEYRRYQIERGAPPERTRVVPNGVDVRGFEEVARRRRPSDRFHVGLVGRVVPIKDIKTFLSACAIVAGRMPERPPRVSVIGPTAEDESYAAECRQMAEVLGLAGIVEFTGKVDARRYYEALDVSVLTSLSEGQPLAVLEAMACGIPVVATDVGSCRELLEGRTPEDRALGPAGLVTRVADPEDTARAILRLARDPELRRAMGEAGRRRVRAYYRLDQVREAYLELYRSLAEARRKGVTDGGR from the coding sequence ATGACGCATGTGTGCCTTGTGGCGGAGGGGTCGTATCCGTACGTCACCGGGGGAGTCGGCAAGTGGACGCACGACCTCATGGCCGCTCTGCCGGAGATCGAGTTCACGGTGACGGCCCTCTGGCCGGCTCCGGGGAGCGCGGGCCCGCGGCGCTATACGGAGCTGCCCAACGTGCGGGAGCTTCGCCACGTGTATCTGCTCGAGGGGGACCTTCGGGAGGAGCCTCCGCCGGTCGGCCTCTACCGGGTTCTCGAGCGCTTTCACGCGGAAGCCCGCAAGGGCAACTATTTTCCGTCGCGGGATGTCCTGGCGCTGGGCGGACCGGGGCGGTTCCTCCGGGATCCGGAGGCGTGGACGATGTTGTGCGGCTTTTACCGCCGAGCGGCGGGAGCGGGAATTTCATTTCCGGATTTCTTCTGGACCTGGCGGGCGACGCATCTGCCGCTCTTCCGCGTGCTTCAGGCGGAGCTTCCCGACTGCGACCTGGTGCATTGCATCTCGACGGGCTATGCCGGCCTCCTGGGCGCGGCGCATCGGGTGCGCACGGGGACCCCGCTGCTCGTGACGGAGCACGGCCTCTACACCCGCGAGCGGGCCCAGGAGCTGGCGGACGCCGAGTGGATTCCGGGCGAGGCGGACGCGGAAGCGAGGGGCGTGGGGAATCTCTTCCGCGAGTGGTGGAACCGCATGTTCCAGGCGATGGAGGGCGTGACCTACGAGCAGGCGGATGTCCTTATCACGCTGTTCGAGGAGTACCGCCGGTATCAGATCGAGCGGGGGGCGCCGCCGGAGCGGACGCGGGTGGTGCCGAACGGGGTGGACGTACGGGGGTTCGAGGAGGTGGCGCGGCGCCGGCGGCCTTCGGATCGGTTTCATGTGGGGCTCGTGGGGCGCGTGGTCCCGATCAAGGACATCAAGACGTTCCTGTCCGCCTGCGCGATCGTGGCGGGCCGGATGCCGGAACGCCCGCCGCGGGTGTCGGTGATCGGGCCGACGGCGGAGGATGAATCCTACGCCGCGGAATGCCGGCAGATGGCGGAGGTGCTGGGGCTCGCGGGGATCGTGGAATTCACGGGCAAGGTGGACGCGCGGCGCTACTACGAGGCGTTGGACGTGTCGGTGCTCACGAGCCTGAGCGAGGGGCAGCCGCTGGCGGTGCTCGAGGCGATGGCCTGCGGGATTCCGGTGGTGGCGACGGACGTCGGGTCGTGCCGGGAGTTGCTCGAGGGGCGCACGCCGGAGGATCGGGCGCTGGGTCCGGCGGGTCTGGTGACGCGGGTGGCCGATCCCGAGGATACGGCGCGGGCGATACTTCGGCTGGCGCGGGATCCGGAACTTCGCCGGGCGATGGGCGAAGCGGGGCGGCGGAGGGTGCGGGCGTATTATCGGCTGGATCAGGTGCGGGAGGCGTACCTCGAGCTTTACCGGAGCCTGGCGGAGGCGCGCCGCAAAGGGGTGACGGATGGCGGGCGTTAG
- the pelG gene encoding exopolysaccharide Pel transporter PelG, whose translation MAGVSLALRRMLRSPFYGAQALGYVYAGVAMAGPWLLTSFFMVAVTWMDWGGRGEVERSIFQAIVLYGYGGSMILTGLFQLVVARHVSDELYLGRTGSVVPCAAGAAAVSLVLHLGAAAVFAALTRPPLLLAAAEAAFFGSVGQVWNAMIFLGTIRDYGTIVAAFAGGVGAGLGAAWGLAAPLGVPGLLFAFAIGHAVTAALLGARLRAEFPSSDGARFAFARTFMRYPMLMLIGVAYAGGVWVDKLILWAGPTAVRLPLGLTAFPLYDNAVFLAYLTIVPALALVFVRIEVSFHGAYRKFFGAIRHGADLDAIRGAHARIRGSLERGVRQVALLQGVLTGLVILVAPRLLEALRLDRVQYYVFRAACLGAYLQALVLALLLAGLHLALYRPALGMTLAYFVASALGTAATALLGLPYYGYGTVAAGLAALAVGYPWILRRVRDLDYRTFMLQPA comes from the coding sequence ATGGCGGGCGTTAGCCTGGCCCTTCGGAGGATGCTCCGCAGCCCCTTCTATGGGGCGCAGGCGCTGGGATACGTCTATGCCGGGGTCGCCATGGCGGGCCCGTGGCTGTTGACCTCGTTCTTCATGGTGGCGGTGACGTGGATGGACTGGGGCGGGCGCGGGGAAGTGGAGCGCAGCATCTTCCAGGCCATCGTGCTGTACGGCTACGGCGGGTCGATGATTCTGACGGGCCTTTTTCAACTCGTGGTGGCCCGGCATGTGAGCGACGAGCTCTACCTGGGGCGGACGGGGAGCGTGGTTCCGTGCGCGGCGGGCGCGGCGGCGGTTTCCCTGGTTCTGCATCTCGGGGCGGCGGCGGTTTTCGCGGCGCTGACGCGGCCGCCCCTGCTTCTGGCGGCGGCGGAAGCCGCCTTCTTCGGGTCGGTCGGTCAGGTGTGGAACGCGATGATTTTCCTGGGGACGATTCGCGACTACGGGACGATCGTGGCCGCCTTCGCGGGGGGCGTGGGAGCCGGGCTGGGGGCGGCCTGGGGACTGGCGGCGCCGCTCGGGGTGCCGGGTCTTCTGTTCGCCTTCGCGATCGGGCATGCGGTGACGGCGGCCCTCCTCGGGGCGCGGCTGCGGGCGGAGTTCCCTTCGTCGGACGGAGCGCGGTTCGCGTTCGCGCGCACGTTCATGCGCTACCCGATGCTCATGCTGATCGGAGTGGCCTATGCCGGGGGCGTCTGGGTGGACAAGCTGATCCTGTGGGCCGGGCCCACCGCCGTGCGGCTGCCTCTCGGGTTGACGGCGTTTCCCCTCTACGATAACGCCGTGTTTCTCGCGTACCTCACCATCGTGCCGGCCCTGGCGCTCGTCTTCGTGCGGATCGAGGTCTCCTTCCACGGAGCATACCGGAAGTTCTTCGGCGCCATTCGCCATGGGGCGGACCTGGACGCGATCCGGGGGGCGCACGCGCGCATCCGCGGATCCCTCGAGCGCGGCGTGCGGCAGGTGGCTCTCCTCCAGGGGGTGCTCACGGGCCTGGTGATTCTCGTGGCCCCTCGTCTGCTGGAGGCGCTCCGCCTGGACCGCGTGCAGTACTACGTGTTCCGGGCGGCCTGCCTGGGCGCGTACCTTCAGGCTCTGGTTCTGGCGCTTCTGCTGGCGGGGCTGCACCTGGCGCTTTATCGGCCGGCGCTCGGGATGACGCTGGCGTACTTCGTGGCGAGCGCGCTGGGCACGGCGGCCACGGCGCTTCTGGGGCTTCCGTACTACGGCTACGGAACGGTGGCGGCGGGGCTGGCGGCGCTGGCCGTGGGATATCCCTGGATTCTGCGCCGCGTGCGCGACCTCGACTACCGCACGTTCATGCTGCAGCCGGCCTGA